The Streptomyces sp. JB150 genomic interval GAGCGGCCGCCCGTCACGTCGTAGGAGAAGATGCGGCCCTTGGCGCGGTCCAGGTCGTAACCGGCGAAGAGCGGCACCACGGCCAGGCCCTGCATGGCCATGCCGAGGTTGGACCGGATCATCGTCGACAGCCGGTTCGCCTTGCCCTCCAAGGAGAGCTGCGCCCCTTCGACCTTCTCGAAGTGTTCGAGCTCCAGCTGGAACAGCTTGACCATCTCGACGGCCAGACCGGCGGTGCCGGCGATGCCGACGGCCGAGTACTCGTCCGCCGGGAAGACCTTCTCGATGTCCCGCTGCGCGATCACGTTGCCCATCGTGGCCCGGCGGTCACCGGCGAGCACCACGCCGCCGGGGAACGTCACGGCCACGATGGTCGTCCCGTGCGGGGCCTCGACCACGCCCTGCGTGGGCGGGAGTTGCCGGTTGCCGGGCAGCAGCTCCGGCTGGTGCTCCGACAGGAAGTCCATGAACGAAGAAGATCCAGGCGTCAGGAAGGCAGCTGGTAGACGCCCGGTGCTACGAGTGTTGGCTTCCACGCGTTTCCTTCCGATTAGTCAACAGGCCGAGGCCGGAATTGCAGTTGAAGCACAGTACGACGGACCCTACCCGTCTTGTGGCGGTGATCCACATGCGGTGGCGGAAGCCGGTGGGCGAAGACAGCGCGGCGCCGGTAACGCGCGGCACCGGACTCGGCCGCGCGCTCCCGGCACCGCACCGGTGCTCCGCTTTCCCGGGCGCCCCTCGCCCTCTCCCTGCCTTCGGTTCGAAGGCGGGTGAGGCAGGACGCCTTTACTGGCCACCCTTCTGAACGAAGGAGCGCACGAAGTCCTCGGCGTTCTCCTCGAGCACGTCGTCGATCTCGTCCAGGACGGAGTCCACGTCGTCGCTGAGCTTCTCGTGCCGCTCCTTGAGGTCCTCGGACGCCTGCGCCTCCGCCGCCTGCTCCTCGACCTCCTCGGTGGACCGGGTGGCCTTCTGCTGTCCGCCGCCGGTGTCCTTGGTCGCCATCACCCTCACCCCGCTCGGTTCGCCCGACACAGTTGCTGGTTCAAGATCAGACCCTACTCGCCGGGTCTGACAATGGCCCCGCAGTTTCTCCAACGTACGGGGCCCGTATCGATGATTCCCGGAGCCGGTGTTTTCCACCCTGCCCGGCCGGCTCCTCCCGGGTACCCGCTCAGCCGCCGGAGAGCACCCTGACCAGGTCCTCGGCGGTGCGGCAGCGGTCCAGGAGCTCCTTGACGTGATTACGCGTTCCGCGAAGCGGTTCCAGGGTTGGGACGCGCTGCAGGGAGTCCCGGCCCGGGAGGTCGAAGATCACGGAGTCCCAGGAGGCCGCGGCGACGTCGTCGGCGTACTGCTCCAGGCAGCGGCCGCGGAAGTAGGCGCGGGTGTCCTCCGGCGGCTTCTGCTTGGCCCGCTCGACGTCGGCCTCGTCCAGGAGCCGCTTCATCCGTCCCCGGGCCACCAGACGGTTGTAGAGGCCCTTCTCGGGGCGTACGTCGGCGTACTGGAGGTCGACGAGGTGAAGCCGCGCGGCGTCCCAGTCAAGGTCGTCGCGGCGGCGGTAGCCCTCCATGAGCTCCCGCTTGGCGACCCAGTCCAGCTCGCCGGCCAGGCTCATGGGGTCGTTCTCCAGGCGGGTGAGCACGTCCTCCCAGCGCGCGAGCACGTCCTTGGTCTGCTCGTCGGCGTCTTCCCCGAAGCGTTCCTCCACGTACTTGCGGGACAGCTCGTAGTACTCCATCTGCAGCTGGACCGCGGTGAGTGTCCGGCCGCTGCGCAGCGTGACCAGGCGCTTGAGGGACGGGTCGTGCGAGACCTGGTGGAGGGTGCGGACGGGCTGGTCCACGGCGAGGTCGACGGCGATGAAGCCGTCCTCGATCATGGACAGGACCAGGGCCGTCGTGCCCAGCTTGAGGTAGGTCGAGATCTCGGACAGGTTCGCGTCGCCGATGATCACGTGCAGCCGGCGGTACTTCTCGGCGTCCGCGTGGGGCTCGTCGCGGGTGTTGATGATGGGGCGCTTCAGGGTGGTCTCCAGGCCGACCTCGACCTCGAAGTAGTCCGCGCGCTGGCTGAGCTGGAAGCCGTGTTCGTGGCCGTCCTGGCCGATGCCGACGCGGCCGGCGCCCGCGAAGACCTGCCGGGAGACGAAGAAGGGCGTCAGGTGGCGCACGATGTCCGAGAAGGGGGTCTCTCGCTTCATCAGGTAGTTCTCGTGCGTGCCGTAGGAGGCGCCCTTGTTGTCGGTGTTGTTCTTGTAGAGGTGGATCGGCTGGGCACCGGGGAGCTGGGCCGCCCGCTCGGCGGCCTCGGCCATGATCCGCTCGCCGGCCTTGTCCCAGAGGACGGCGTCCCGCGGGTTGGTGACCTCCGGGGCGCTGTACTCGGGGTGCGCGTGGTCGACGTAGAGCCGTGCGCCGTTGGTGAGGATGACGTTGGCCAGACCGATGTCCTCGTCGGTGAGCTGGCTGGAGTCGGCGGCCTCGCGGGCGAGGTCGAAGCCCCGTGCGTCCCGCAGCGGATTCTCCTCCTCGAAGTCCCAGCGGGCCCGGCGGGCCCGGTGCATCGCCGCCGCGTAGGCGTTGACGATCTGGGATGAGGTGAGCATGGCATTGGCGTTGGGGTGGCCGGGGACGGAGATCCCATATTCCGTCTCGATGCCCATTACTCGCCGTACGGTCATGCGGCCCTCCTTGCCCGGCGGAGTCCTCGGTCGTGGGCCCCGCGCAGATACCGCTTGCGCTCGGTCGCGTGTGCGGTGCCCGTCCCCGCACTGCGCGACGCGGCGGTACGGAAGAGCCTAGAACGCCTTTGCGCTGGTGGGGAGATCATTTGCGTCATTGCCTCGCGCGCCCTCGTCCCGGGCGTCGCCGGAAAAAGAGTCGGCTGCGGGTACCCGGAGAGGGCACCCGCAGCCGCCCTGCGTTTTACAGGTACTGACCGGTGTTCGCCACCGTGTCGATGGAGCGTCCGGTGTCCGCGCCCTGCTTTCCGGTGATCAGAGTGCGGATGTAGACGATCCGCTCGCCCTTCTTTCCGGAGATCCGGGCCCAGTCGTCCGGGTTGGTGGTGTTGGGCAGGTCCTCGTTCTCCTTGAACTCGTCCACGCACGCCTGGAGGAGGTGGGAGACTCGAAGGCCCTTCTGGTTGTGCTCGAGGAAGTCCTTGATCGCCATCTTCTTGGCGCGGCCCACGATGTTCTCGATCATGGCGCCGGAATTGAAGTCCTTGAAGTACAGGACTTCCTTGTCACCATTGGCGTAGGTCACCTCGAGGAAGCGGTTCTCCTCGGATTCCGCGTACATGTGCTCCACGGCCGTCTGGATCATGGCCTGGACGCACGCGCC includes:
- the prcB gene encoding proteasome subunit beta, giving the protein MEANTRSTGRLPAAFLTPGSSSFMDFLSEHQPELLPGNRQLPPTQGVVEAPHGTTIVAVTFPGGVVLAGDRRATMGNVIAQRDIEKVFPADEYSAVGIAGTAGLAVEMVKLFQLELEHFEKVEGAQLSLEGKANRLSTMIRSNLGMAMQGLAVVPLFAGYDLDRAKGRIFSYDVTGGRSEEHGYAATGSGSIFARGAMKKLFRDDLTEDEATTLVVQALYDAADDDSATGGPDVARRIYPIVTVITEDGFRRLTEDESSQIARAVLERRLEQPDGPRAALL
- a CDS encoding ubiquitin-like protein Pup gives rise to the protein MATKDTGGGQQKATRSTEEVEEQAAEAQASEDLKERHEKLSDDVDSVLDEIDDVLEENAEDFVRSFVQKGGQ
- the dop gene encoding depupylase/deamidase Dop; translated protein: MTVRRVMGIETEYGISVPGHPNANAMLTSSQIVNAYAAAMHRARRARWDFEEENPLRDARGFDLAREAADSSQLTDEDIGLANVILTNGARLYVDHAHPEYSAPEVTNPRDAVLWDKAGERIMAEAAERAAQLPGAQPIHLYKNNTDNKGASYGTHENYLMKRETPFSDIVRHLTPFFVSRQVFAGAGRVGIGQDGHEHGFQLSQRADYFEVEVGLETTLKRPIINTRDEPHADAEKYRRLHVIIGDANLSEISTYLKLGTTALVLSMIEDGFIAVDLAVDQPVRTLHQVSHDPSLKRLVTLRSGRTLTAVQLQMEYYELSRKYVEERFGEDADEQTKDVLARWEDVLTRLENDPMSLAGELDWVAKRELMEGYRRRDDLDWDAARLHLVDLQYADVRPEKGLYNRLVARGRMKRLLDEADVERAKQKPPEDTRAYFRGRCLEQYADDVAAASWDSVIFDLPGRDSLQRVPTLEPLRGTRNHVKELLDRCRTAEDLVRVLSGG